Proteins from a single region of Paraflavitalea devenefica:
- a CDS encoding PDDEXK family nuclease gives MKNEKRSASALSPLGKRMTSQVITSFTKEVETYSYHVNNLTIKRTVFQNEMNDFHRHFNLYFKTFFSKKEQMAYKSLVKATNKRGLAVPEAHTQRLAYLTELLDCLKNHNGHPFTGGPGHPTGKKIKAPKTMKLTGKSRKPGASNTAPFFPGFPRPSNAPAPVFIITFVNHIIHCLRQLQTQSIRQPGVRMTQAGKGKREEHIRDILLLYLSGHYAHVSVEVLKGNGRIDIVAYDKVHNIELKLEVKGWWNPRKIKIITQILGYLTEFEDYAFVIVINDTKKDIRYSYQNIVVRKKNQFIPGSWKNHVYPGTSYTYYSSEHEVGSSIKKIYHFIFSL, from the coding sequence ATGAAAAATGAAAAGCGTTCTGCATCAGCGCTCTCACCACTTGGCAAACGAATGACAAGCCAGGTAATTACTTCTTTCACCAAAGAAGTGGAAACCTACTCCTATCACGTGAACAACCTGACAATAAAGAGGACTGTATTCCAGAACGAAATGAATGACTTTCACCGGCATTTCAACCTCTACTTCAAAACCTTTTTCAGTAAGAAAGAACAAATGGCTTATAAAAGTCTGGTCAAAGCTACCAATAAGCGTGGCCTGGCTGTACCCGAAGCTCACACACAGCGACTTGCTTACCTTACCGAACTATTGGATTGCCTCAAAAATCATAATGGCCATCCCTTTACCGGTGGACCAGGCCACCCAACCGGGAAAAAAATTAAGGCCCCAAAAACCATGAAACTAACCGGGAAATCCCGAAAACCAGGCGCCAGCAATACAGCTCCTTTTTTTCCGGGATTTCCCAGGCCCTCCAATGCACCTGCCCCTGTATTCATTATCACTTTTGTAAATCATATTATCCATTGCCTGCGGCAGTTGCAAACACAAAGCATCCGGCAGCCTGGTGTGCGTATGACCCAGGCAGGTAAAGGTAAAAGAGAAGAGCATATCCGTGACATTCTGCTCCTCTACCTGTCCGGTCATTATGCTCATGTATCCGTAGAAGTATTGAAGGGGAATGGGAGAATTGACATCGTTGCCTATGATAAAGTGCACAATATAGAGTTGAAATTGGAAGTGAAAGGATGGTGGAACCCGCGAAAGATCAAAATTATTACTCAAATACTGGGGTACCTGACAGAATTTGAAGATTACGCTTTTGTGATTGTGATCAACGACACTAAAAAAGATATCCGCTATTCTTACCAAAACATCGTGGTAAGGAAAAAGAACCAATTTATACCTGGCTCCTGGAAAAACCATGTTTACCCGGGAACCAGCTATACTTACTATAGTTCGGAACACGAGGTGGGCAGCAGTATCAAGAAAATATATCACTTTATTTTTTCGCTCTAG
- a CDS encoding FecR family protein translates to MQEAAVNRIIQLILARQKGEISGAGQEELDAWANASEANRQFVDRCLDRVQVAASLELLDKIDAEAAWQRLLDKNVFEYTPVVAIRRKPWRWMVAAITIGVIATGAYLFLNKGDKQVQEDQVVVRQGDDIQPGSNKATLTLGDGRTITLDEAKDGVLAKEDGAAVNKKGDALVYDPAGENGRKAGKNAAVRYHAVTTPTGGFYALTLPDKSKVWLNAESRISYPTVFAGKERRVEVTGEAYFEVAKDPSKPFIVSTGNAEVRVLGTHFNVRNYGDEETIKTTLLEGSVQVSAGGSQPGTPNAKPGTILKPTQQAWLSSQSNKSSSIMVQTVDVESVIAWKNGYFDFKAASFTDVMKEIKRWYAGIESVDIKTPINDQFTAGIPRNVPLSTMLTILQETSKVHFEIKGKTVIVTK, encoded by the coding sequence ATGCAAGAAGCCGCTGTCAACAGGATCATACAACTAATACTGGCCCGGCAAAAGGGAGAGATTTCCGGAGCAGGGCAGGAGGAACTGGATGCCTGGGCCAATGCCTCGGAAGCCAACCGGCAGTTTGTGGACCGGTGTCTGGACCGGGTGCAGGTAGCGGCCAGCCTGGAGTTGTTAGATAAGATTGATGCAGAAGCAGCCTGGCAGCGCTTATTGGATAAAAACGTTTTTGAGTATACACCGGTGGTCGCCATCCGCAGGAAGCCCTGGCGGTGGATGGTGGCAGCCATCACTATCGGTGTTATAGCCACGGGCGCCTACCTGTTCCTGAACAAAGGCGATAAACAGGTGCAGGAAGATCAGGTAGTGGTTCGCCAGGGCGATGATATTCAACCCGGCAGCAATAAAGCTACCCTTACTTTGGGCGATGGACGCACCATTACGCTCGATGAGGCAAAGGATGGCGTATTGGCCAAAGAGGATGGGGCTGCTGTCAATAAAAAGGGCGATGCCCTGGTATATGACCCGGCCGGAGAAAACGGCCGGAAGGCCGGTAAAAATGCGGCTGTGCGCTATCATGCGGTGACCACACCTACCGGTGGATTTTATGCCCTTACCCTGCCCGATAAAAGCAAGGTATGGCTCAATGCAGAGTCCCGCATCAGTTATCCTACCGTATTTGCCGGCAAGGAACGGCGGGTGGAAGTAACGGGCGAAGCCTATTTTGAAGTAGCCAAAGACCCCTCAAAACCGTTCATCGTATCCACCGGCAATGCGGAAGTAAGGGTCCTGGGCACCCATTTTAACGTGAGGAACTATGGTGATGAAGAAACTATAAAAACTACGTTGCTGGAAGGTAGTGTGCAAGTAAGTGCCGGCGGCAGCCAACCCGGAACACCAAACGCGAAACCCGGAACTATCTTGAAACCTACACAGCAGGCATGGCTTTCCTCTCAATCCAATAAATCCTCCTCAATCATGGTCCAGACGGTTGACGTCGAAAGCGTCATAGCCTGGAAGAACGGCTATTTCGACTTCAAAGCAGCCAGCTTTACCGATGTGATGAAGGAGATCAAGCGCTGGTATGCAGGTATTGAATCGGTTGATATTAAAACCCCTATTAACGATCAATTTACGGCGGGTATACCCCGTAATGTACCTTTGTCTACTATGCTTACTATTTTGCAGGAAACAAGCAAGGTGCATTTTGAGATCAAGGGTAAAACAGTGATCGTAACCAAATAA
- a CDS encoding RNA polymerase sigma factor, with amino-acid sequence MIPSEIKNEVELAAAFKNGDTAALNLLWKNNYKALVYFADQLVRNNLLSEDIVSETFVKLWKLRENFDNVPSIRSFLYVTVRNNCYDHLRSQEIHARIHKEILYTSDYVSEMNRDDYDMMYAEYIQQLYVQVKQLPERCREVFNMYFFDRLSTREIALALNLSEQTVRNQKTKAVAMLKSALLKKDILPVATLLHFFAVLCAVED; translated from the coding sequence ATGATTCCTTCTGAGATCAAAAATGAGGTAGAGTTAGCCGCTGCATTTAAAAATGGCGATACGGCAGCGTTGAACCTGCTTTGGAAAAACAATTATAAGGCCCTCGTATATTTTGCCGATCAGTTGGTGCGCAACAACCTGCTGTCAGAAGACATCGTGTCTGAAACCTTTGTCAAACTATGGAAGCTCCGCGAGAACTTCGACAATGTCCCCAGCATCCGCTCTTTTCTGTATGTAACCGTGAGAAATAACTGCTATGATCATCTCCGCAGCCAGGAGATTCATGCCCGCATCCATAAGGAGATCCTTTATACCTCCGATTATGTGAGTGAAATGAACCGGGATGATTATGACATGATGTATGCTGAATACATTCAGCAATTATATGTGCAGGTGAAACAACTGCCCGAGCGCTGCCGGGAAGTATTCAATATGTATTTCTTCGACCGCCTCTCTACCCGCGAAATAGCCCTGGCGCTCAATTTGAGCGAACAAACAGTGCGCAATCAAAAGACAAAAGCGGTAGCTATGTTGAAATCAGCCCTGCTCAAAAAAGACATCCTGCCCGTAGCCACCCTGCTGCACTTCTTTGCCGTACTCTGCGCTGTAGAGGATTAA
- a CDS encoding RNA polymerase sigma factor → MTEEELIKRLKAGDELAHKKIFTLYYEVILVFVTRFVPNPIDAAKDITQETFIALALNAPTLPKLATLSDVRAFLYVVARNKAIDHLKAKMRSDEFLREYFAFNGCVADPNEAATFVRENEIHAQITQYLQSLSDQQQAIIDLLISGNYTIKQISEKLETSEGNVRNQKHKVVQKLRELIKTYESNTKVVDTLIKIILYIWSFIHAIF, encoded by the coding sequence ATGACTGAAGAAGAGCTGATTAAACGATTGAAAGCCGGCGATGAACTTGCCCACAAGAAGATCTTTACCCTGTATTACGAGGTAATCCTTGTCTTCGTAACACGGTTTGTCCCGAACCCCATAGACGCCGCCAAAGACATCACCCAGGAAACATTTATAGCCCTGGCCCTTAATGCACCAACGCTGCCCAAACTGGCTACTTTATCGGATGTCCGCGCCTTTTTGTACGTGGTAGCCAGGAATAAGGCGATTGATCATTTAAAAGCGAAAATGAGATCCGATGAATTCCTCAGGGAATATTTTGCTTTCAATGGGTGCGTTGCCGATCCTAACGAGGCGGCCACGTTTGTACGCGAAAACGAGATACATGCTCAAATTACCCAATACCTGCAATCACTCTCCGACCAACAACAGGCCATCATAGATCTGCTGATCAGTGGCAATTATACGATTAAGCAGATCAGCGAAAAGCTGGAAACCAGTGAAGGGAATGTGCGGAATCAAAAACATAAGGTCGTTCAAAAGCTCCGGGAACTCATCAAAACCTATGAATCGAATACGAAAGTGGTTGATACGCTTATAAAAATTATCCTGTACATCTGGTCATTTATTCATGCCATTTTCTGA